DNA sequence from the Dreissena polymorpha isolate Duluth1 chromosome 3, UMN_Dpol_1.0, whole genome shotgun sequence genome:
tctgccagtcatgatcaatgtacgtatgaagtttcatgatcctaggcctaagcgttcttgagttatcatcagacaatcatgtggtggacggacagacagaccaacacactagcatgtgcaaagcaatatcccccttcttcgaagaggggcataactAGGAGAAGTAGGAGCTTGttgtaaaatgtatgaaaaagtagtagatttatataaaaaaaacactatgaaaAACAAGGTAAACTAGGAATgctgaataatgtcatgtatatgtataacagTTTACTGAAGTATCACTGAAAGTACTTCTGATCCTTTTAATTGCAGCCTTAAGTTTGTTTTTCTCTCTGCAAAGAAAGATTCTGGATCCAAGTCTTCATCAAGTTCTTGTGGAAGGGCAGCCATTAATAATTGTGAAGGTATTGCCCTCACAGAGTCATCACTGAGGAGAAGTTCTGTAACGTCATCTTGTACACAGGCACCTATTACTGTAACCGTCACATGTACAGTTGGTTGTTCGACTTTCTGGAAAAATAAGGAATTACTTCATATGGCAATACAAACATTACCTTTCAGGGATAAGGCAGCATCAGACATTAATCCtaaccataagcgttcttgagttatcattcggaaacaattttactatttcgggtcaccttgacctttgaactagtgacctaaaaatcaataggggtcatctgcatgtcatgatctatctacctatgaagtttcatgatcctaggaataagcgttcttcagttatcatttggaaaccattttactattcgggtcaccgtgaccttgacctttgacctagtgacctgaaaatcaataagggtcatctgcgagtcatgatcaatgtacctatgaagtttcatgatcctaggcataagcgttcttgagatatcatttgaaaatcattttactatttcaggtcaccgtgacctttgacctagtgacctgaaaatcaataggggtcatctgccagccattatcaatctacctacgaagtttcatgattctatgcataagcgttcttgagttatcatctggaaagcattttactattttgggtgaCCGGACCTTGACCggtgacctggtgacctgaaaatcaataggggtcatctgcgagtcatgatcaatctacctttcaagtttcatgatcctaggcctacgcgtttttgagttatcatccggaaaccattttactatttcgggtcaccgtgaccttgacctttgacctagtgacctcaaaatcaataggggtcatctgcgagtcatgatcaatgtacctatgaagtttcatgatcctaggcccaagcgttcttgagttatcgtctgacaaccacctggtggacggaccgacagaccgaccgacatgagcaaagcaatataccccctcttcttcgaaggggggcataaaaaaacttaGATGCACAACTTCACATAGTGAGCAATAATGCTAAAAAGATTCAAGACAGTGACTGTAGGTCTTTTCTTTCTTGAAGTGTCAAGACTGTAGGTCTTATACTTTAATAGATATGCGCaaacttttttaaagtataattttaCTAAGTTGAGAGCCATTACTCTGCTTTAAGATATTGAAAGCAAATGGAAAACCACAGGTGCACAAATTTACGTGTTAAGCAATAATCTTATTAAGTTTCAAGGGTGAAGGTCTTATACTTGTGTAGATATGCATATCACAAACTTTACTCAGACGCACAGAAGAACAGCAAACAGACGGACAAGGGTTTttctttttggggggggggggggcacaaaaaTAGGCAACTTGTCATGGTGTTCTGCCCACCATAAGTGCATCTTagctaaattatttgaaaaatccttAAAGTATGCAGTCACAATATTTACTTACAGTAACTGAAGTTGTGTAGGTAGAATTGAAGCTGGTTTCAGTTGTGTACTTTGTTTGGTTAGTGTGTATTGTCAAATCAGTGATTTTGACGTAATCCCCAGTTCTGACGTCTTT
Encoded proteins:
- the LOC127873087 gene encoding uncharacterized protein LOC127873087, with amino-acid sequence MLELKTCNLTGILDEEERDILVGKSKSPTKMRSIYIQDATVDRVKVALWRNTNKDVRTGDYVKITDLTIHTNQTKYTTETSFNSTYTTSVTKVEQPTVHVTVTVIGACVQDDVTELLLSDDSVRAIPSQLLMAALPQELDEDLDPESFFAERKTNLRLQLKGSEVLSVILQ